The following coding sequences lie in one Euhalothece natronophila Z-M001 genomic window:
- the rplC gene encoding 50S ribosomal protein L3 yields the protein MSVGLMGRKLGMTQIFDQEQGTAIPVTVIEVGPCTVTQVKTPNTDGYSAIQVGYRETKEKALTKPELGHLKKAEAPNLRHLKEYRVDDTSNYQLGQSLTAEDIFSEGQLVDVRGTSIGRGFAGYQKRHKFARGPRTHGSKNYRSPGSIGPGTTPGRVYPGSRMAGRMGGKTVTIRKLKVMKVDNEKNVILVKGSIPGKSGGLLSITASNLVGATA from the coding sequence GTGTCTGTTGGTTTAATGGGTCGAAAATTGGGGATGACTCAAATTTTTGACCAAGAACAAGGAACTGCAATTCCTGTAACAGTGATTGAAGTCGGTCCCTGTACCGTCACTCAAGTTAAGACACCTAACACTGATGGCTATAGTGCCATTCAAGTTGGGTATAGAGAGACAAAAGAGAAAGCATTAACGAAACCAGAATTGGGACACTTGAAAAAAGCTGAAGCCCCAAACCTTCGTCACTTAAAAGAATATCGCGTAGATGATACCAGTAACTACCAGTTAGGGCAATCATTAACCGCCGAAGACATCTTTAGTGAGGGTCAGTTAGTTGATGTTAGGGGAACCAGTATTGGTCGTGGCTTTGCTGGCTACCAAAAGCGCCATAAATTTGCTCGGGGCCCCAGAACTCACGGCTCTAAAAATTACCGCTCTCCCGGTTCAATTGGGCCAGGAACAACGCCCGGGCGAGTTTATCCCGGAAGTCGCATGGCAGGACGAATGGGGGGTAAAACCGTTACCATTCGTAAGCTGAAAGTGATGAAAGTAGATAACGAAAAAAATGTGATTCTGGTTAAAGGATCAATCCCTGGGAAATCTGGCGGTTTACTAAGCATTACAGCTAGTAATTTAGTTGGTGCGACCGCTTAG
- the rplB gene encoding 50S ribosomal protein L2: protein MSIRSYRPYTPGTRQATVSDFAEITRSEPEKSLTKYKHRQKGRNNRGVITSRRRGGGHKRRYRQIDFRRNKHNIPAKVAAIEYDPNRNARIALLHYQDGEKRYILWPAGLNVGDHIISGENAPFEIGNALPVGKIPLGTEVHNIELVAGKGGQIVRAAGTAAQVVAKEKGYVSLKLPSREVRMVREECLATIGRVGNSEHRNLTLGKAGRSRHLGRRPKVRGSVMNPVDHPHGGGEGRAPIGRPSPLTPWGKPTLGAKTRKKKKTSNKLIVRRRSK, encoded by the coding sequence ATGAGTATTCGCTCCTATCGACCCTATACCCCAGGGACTAGACAAGCAACAGTGTCAGACTTTGCCGAAATTACTCGGTCTGAACCTGAAAAGTCCCTAACCAAATATAAACATCGTCAGAAAGGACGCAATAATCGGGGTGTCATTACCAGCCGTCGTCGTGGCGGTGGTCATAAACGTCGTTATCGCCAAATTGACTTTCGGCGGAATAAGCATAATATTCCTGCAAAAGTTGCCGCGATCGAATATGACCCCAATCGTAATGCCCGAATTGCCCTTCTACATTATCAAGACGGCGAAAAACGTTACATTCTCTGGCCAGCAGGACTAAATGTGGGGGATCACATTATTTCTGGGGAAAATGCTCCCTTTGAAATTGGCAATGCCCTTCCAGTTGGAAAAATTCCTTTAGGCACAGAAGTTCACAACATTGAACTGGTGGCAGGGAAAGGCGGTCAAATTGTTCGCGCTGCTGGAACCGCGGCTCAAGTCGTTGCCAAAGAAAAAGGCTATGTCAGTCTCAAGCTGCCCTCTCGGGAAGTGCGGATGGTGCGAGAAGAATGTTTAGCCACCATTGGTCGTGTCGGTAACTCCGAACATCGTAACTTAACCCTTGGGAAAGCTGGCCGATCGCGCCATTTAGGACGCAGACCGAAAGTCCGAGGCAGTGTCATGAACCCCGTGGATCACCCCCATGGCGGTGGAGAAGGTCGCGCCCCCATTGGTCGTCCGAGTCCTTTAACTCCTTGGGGTAAACCCACCTTAGGGGCAAAAACTCGCAAGAAGAAGAAAACGAGCAATAAACTAATTGTGCGTCGTCGTTCTAAATAA
- the mreD gene encoding rod shape-determining protein MreD, protein MPRYILNCFLTIGSLLLCALLLPSRLPGTVLLGLGPHWLLIWVVAWGIKRQPWQGAIAGLAAGLIQDGMVLSSPSHVFSLAIIGFLTGRIDKDKYIQEDFISIALIVFAMAVLAETLTAIQYTILDFSRLIPIWTQHQQIAIVSALLSSLWAPVIYYPLNYCWHYLETEE, encoded by the coding sequence GTGCCACGTTATATTCTAAATTGTTTTCTCACAATTGGTTCTTTATTACTTTGTGCTTTACTGTTGCCAAGTCGCTTACCGGGAACAGTTTTATTGGGGTTGGGCCCACATTGGCTATTAATTTGGGTCGTGGCTTGGGGCATTAAACGTCAACCTTGGCAAGGCGCGATCGCTGGATTAGCGGCAGGATTAATTCAAGATGGAATGGTGCTGTCAAGCCCTTCTCATGTTTTTAGTTTAGCCATTATTGGCTTTTTAACGGGGCGCATTGATAAAGATAAGTATATTCAAGAAGATTTTATTTCCATTGCGTTAATTGTTTTTGCAATGGCGGTTTTAGCAGAAACGTTAACCGCTATTCAATATACAATTCTTGATTTCTCTCGTTTAATTCCTATTTGGACTCAACATCAACAAATTGCTATTGTTTCGGCATTATTGAGTAGTTTATGGGCCCCAGTGATTTATTATCCTTTAAATTACTGTTGGCATTACTTAGAAACAGAAGAGTAG
- a CDS encoding 50S ribosomal protein L23 — MVTEQKERDLIDLIRKPIITEKATILLEENKYVFDVEKKATKPDIKKAIETLFDVKVTKVNVQNLPRKKRRMGRYMGTKPQYKRAIVTLAEEDSITLFPEV, encoded by the coding sequence ATGGTGACTGAACAAAAAGAGCGCGATTTAATTGATTTAATCCGCAAACCAATTATTACTGAAAAGGCAACGATTCTCTTAGAAGAGAATAAGTATGTCTTTGATGTGGAGAAAAAGGCCACGAAACCTGACATTAAAAAGGCAATCGAAACCTTATTTGATGTCAAGGTAACTAAGGTTAATGTACAGAATCTTCCTCGGAAAAAACGACGGATGGGCAGATATATGGGGACAAAACCTCAATATAAACGTGCCATCGTTACCTTAGCTGAGGAAGACAGCATTACCCTCTTCCCTGAAGTTTAA
- the rplN gene encoding 50S ribosomal protein L14: protein MIQQETVLKVADNSGARKIQCLRVMRAGNAPYARIGDVIIGVVKDALPNMQVKKSDIIRAVIVRTRYPETRDSGMTIRFDDNAAVIINADNNPRGTRVFGPVARELRDKNFTKIVSLAPEVL from the coding sequence ATGATTCAACAAGAAACTGTCCTGAAAGTTGCCGACAATAGTGGCGCTCGTAAAATTCAATGCCTGCGTGTGATGCGAGCAGGTAACGCTCCTTACGCCCGTATTGGGGATGTCATCATTGGCGTGGTCAAAGATGCACTCCCGAATATGCAAGTTAAAAAATCCGATATTATTCGCGCGGTTATCGTTCGCACCCGTTATCCAGAAACTCGGGATAGTGGCATGACCATTCGCTTTGACGACAATGCCGCTGTTATTATCAACGCGGACAATAACCCCAGAGGAACACGGGTTTTTGGGCCCGTAGCGCGAGAACTCAGAGATAAAAACTTTACGAAAATCGTCTCTCTAGCACCGGAGGTGTTATAA
- the rplV gene encoding 50S ribosomal protein L22 has protein sequence MAVDTTTETKAIARYIRMSPHKVRRVLDQIRGRSYREALIILEFMPYRACDPVLKVLRSAAANAEHNEGLDRANLVISQAYADQGPALRRFRPRAQGRAYQIRKPTCHITIAVATTVEN, from the coding sequence ATGGCTGTTGATACAACCACAGAAACCAAAGCGATCGCGCGTTACATCCGAATGTCTCCCCATAAAGTGCGACGGGTACTCGATCAAATTCGCGGTCGGTCTTACCGAGAAGCATTAATCATCCTTGAATTTATGCCCTATCGCGCCTGTGACCCCGTTTTAAAGGTGTTGCGTTCTGCGGCTGCCAATGCCGAACATAACGAAGGGCTCGATCGCGCAAACCTTGTCATTAGCCAAGCCTATGCGGATCAAGGGCCAGCATTAAGACGATTTCGTCCCCGCGCCCAAGGTCGAGCGTATCAAATTCGCAAACCCACCTGTCACATCACCATCGCCGTCGCCACTACTGTAGAAAACTAA
- the rplD gene encoding 50S ribosomal protein L4, whose amino-acid sequence MVNCVVKNWQGEEVGEATLNLKVANPENAEHIVHRAVVRQTTNARQGSASTKTRAEVRGGGRKPWRQKGTGRARAGSSRSPLWRGGGVIFGPKPRNFSLKMNRKERRLALRTALASRGEDLLAVESFASQLEQPKTKELAQAMERWGITPGVKVLMILEEVPETVYLSARNLPNVKLMRANSLNVYDILAADKIITTPNAMETIQEVYGD is encoded by the coding sequence ATGGTTAATTGTGTCGTTAAAAATTGGCAAGGAGAAGAGGTAGGAGAAGCTACTCTCAACCTAAAAGTTGCCAATCCTGAAAATGCCGAACATATTGTTCATCGGGCAGTGGTTCGCCAAACTACCAATGCCCGTCAAGGCAGTGCTTCTACCAAAACTCGTGCGGAAGTGCGAGGCGGTGGTCGTAAACCCTGGCGACAAAAAGGAACAGGGCGCGCTCGTGCTGGATCGAGTCGTTCTCCTTTATGGCGAGGCGGTGGTGTCATTTTTGGCCCCAAACCTCGCAATTTTAGTCTCAAAATGAATCGTAAAGAACGGCGTTTGGCCCTGAGAACTGCTCTGGCAAGCCGTGGAGAAGATTTACTGGCAGTGGAGTCATTTGCCTCTCAACTGGAACAACCCAAAACCAAAGAATTAGCACAAGCCATGGAGCGTTGGGGAATTACGCCCGGGGTAAAAGTGCTGATGATCTTGGAGGAAGTACCAGAAACGGTTTATCTCTCCGCCCGTAATTTACCCAATGTTAAATTAATGCGAGCCAATAGCTTAAATGTTTATGACATTTTAGCCGCAGACAAAATTATTACCACCCCCAACGCAATGGAAACCATCCAGGAGGTGTATGGTGACTGA
- the rplX gene encoding 50S ribosomal protein L24 encodes MPKKNRTQTLPKRYKMHVKKGDTVQVISGKDKGKVGEIQRVIPQESRVVVEGVNVRTKHVKPRQEGEQGQIITFEAPIHSSNVMLYSNKESCASRVSYTYTEDGRKVRMLKKTGEIID; translated from the coding sequence ATGCCGAAGAAAAATCGCACTCAAACCCTTCCCAAACGATACAAAATGCACGTCAAAAAAGGCGATACCGTGCAAGTAATCTCGGGAAAAGATAAGGGAAAAGTCGGGGAAATTCAACGAGTAATTCCCCAAGAATCCCGAGTCGTGGTGGAAGGTGTTAATGTTCGCACCAAGCACGTTAAACCTCGCCAAGAAGGAGAACAAGGGCAAATTATTACCTTTGAAGCCCCTATTCATAGCTCCAACGTGATGCTTTATTCCAATAAAGAATCTTGCGCCTCTCGCGTTAGTTATACCTACACCGAAGACGGACGCAAGGTGAGAATGTTGAAGAAAACTGGCGAAATTATTGATTAG
- the dcm gene encoding DNA cytosine methyltransferase has product MANSTANIPELLETINPIYSSPKPPYIIRNKFRFIDLFAGIGGMRLGFSSPHSKCVFSSEWDSHAQKTYYANFKEVPQGDINAISPQDIPDHDLLLAGFPCQPFSSIGRRQGFLHETQGTLFYAIAKILEAKQPISFLLENVPGLVTHQNGKTFSIILKTLDELNYDVRYQILDAGDFNLPQRRERIYLVGFKRDYLKKRIEFDFPKGEPNEVFINNFLEEGISGYSISEHLQKTYLFKKDDGKPQIVDKNSKVKVKTLVSTYHKIQRLTGTFVRDGETGIRLLTERECKAIMGFPDSFIFPISRTQMYRQLGNSVAVPVISAIAQQIYYSLTKVLKYS; this is encoded by the coding sequence ATGGCTAACTCTACTGCAAATATTCCTGAACTACTAGAAACGATTAACCCCATTTATTCTTCTCCTAAACCCCCTTACATCATTCGCAATAAGTTTCGATTTATTGATTTATTTGCAGGAATTGGGGGAATGAGACTGGGATTTTCTTCTCCTCATAGCAAATGTGTTTTTTCTTCGGAATGGGATAGTCACGCCCAAAAAACATATTATGCCAATTTTAAGGAAGTTCCCCAAGGCGATATTAATGCTATTTCTCCTCAAGATATTCCAGATCATGATCTACTTTTAGCTGGTTTTCCCTGTCAGCCATTTAGTAGCATCGGTAGGCGACAAGGATTTTTACATGAAACTCAAGGCACGTTATTTTATGCTATTGCTAAAATTTTAGAAGCAAAACAGCCGATCTCGTTTTTATTAGAAAATGTTCCGGGGTTAGTGACACATCAAAACGGTAAAACATTCTCTATTATTCTGAAAACACTAGATGAGTTAAATTATGATGTCCGTTATCAGATTTTAGATGCAGGTGATTTTAATTTACCTCAGCGACGAGAACGAATTTATCTGGTTGGGTTTAAGCGAGATTATCTAAAAAAACGAATTGAGTTTGATTTTCCTAAGGGTGAACCAAATGAAGTATTTATTAATAATTTTTTAGAGGAAGGGATTTCGGGATATTCGATATCGGAACATTTGCAAAAGACTTATTTGTTTAAAAAAGATGATGGGAAGCCGCAAATTGTCGATAAAAATTCTAAGGTAAAGGTAAAAACGTTAGTTTCAACTTATCATAAAATTCAGCGTTTAACAGGAACATTTGTTCGCGATGGTGAGACAGGAATCCGATTATTGACAGAACGAGAATGTAAAGCAATTATGGGGTTTCCTGATTCGTTTATTTTTCCCATTTCGCGGACTCAAATGTATCGTCAATTAGGAAATTCTGTAGCAGTTCCAGTTATTAGCGCGATCGCGCAACAAATTTATTACTCTTTAACAAAAGTCCTAAAGTATAGCTAA
- the rpsH gene encoding 30S ribosomal protein S8, whose protein sequence is MASTDTISDMLTRIRNACMVQHETTVVPYNKMNRNIAKVLKEEGFIENYEEVGEGLKKQVLISLRYQGRNRKPIIKKLTRVSRPGLRVYSNHKELPRVLGGIGVAIISTSSGIMTDREARKRGIGGEILCYVW, encoded by the coding sequence ATGGCCTCGACAGACACAATTTCTGATATGCTCACCCGAATCCGCAATGCTTGCATGGTGCAACATGAAACCACCGTTGTGCCTTATAACAAAATGAATCGCAACATTGCCAAAGTTCTCAAAGAAGAAGGATTCATTGAAAACTACGAAGAAGTGGGTGAAGGACTAAAAAAACAAGTTTTAATTTCGTTGCGCTATCAAGGTCGCAACCGCAAACCGATTATTAAAAAACTCACTCGCGTCAGCCGTCCCGGTTTAAGGGTGTATTCCAATCATAAAGAATTACCACGGGTTCTCGGTGGGATTGGGGTTGCCATTATCTCCACCTCTAGCGGTATTATGACCGATCGCGAGGCGCGTAAACGAGGAATCGGCGGCGAAATTCTCTGTTACGTCTGGTAA
- a CDS encoding vWA domain-containing protein produces the protein MSTQDQEGGKSRWEAAQESTYALAKKCEEFDPDGITVYLFSSRFRRYDQVTSDKVTQIYAENDPMGKTNLFEVLEDAIENYFQRKTAGKTKPNGETFLIITDGEPEDRKGVIRLIIETSRRLDREDEIGISLIQVGDDPKVTEYLKALDDQLLDAGAKFDIVDTITMKDMGNSSLSEVLLRAITD, from the coding sequence ATGTCCACTCAAGATCAAGAAGGGGGAAAGTCTCGCTGGGAAGCTGCCCAAGAATCAACTTATGCTTTAGCGAAGAAGTGTGAAGAGTTTGATCCTGATGGGATTACGGTTTATTTATTTTCCAGTCGATTTCGGCGTTATGATCAAGTGACTTCCGATAAAGTTACTCAAATTTATGCTGAAAATGATCCGATGGGGAAAACCAATTTATTTGAAGTGTTAGAAGACGCGATCGAAAACTATTTTCAACGGAAAACAGCAGGAAAAACCAAGCCCAATGGGGAAACTTTTTTAATTATTACTGATGGTGAACCCGAAGATCGCAAGGGGGTTATTCGTCTAATTATTGAAACGTCTCGCCGCTTAGATCGGGAGGATGAAATTGGCATTTCTCTCATTCAAGTTGGGGATGATCCGAAGGTAACGGAGTATCTGAAGGCGTTAGATGATCAGTTACTTGATGCTGGAGCAAAATTTGATATTGTTGATACGATTACGATGAAAGATATGGGAAATAGTTCGTTATCGGAAGTGTTATTAAGAGCGATTACTGATTAA
- the rplF gene encoding 50S ribosomal protein L6 encodes MSRIGKLPIPVPDKVEITIDDQVIKVKGPKGELEQTIPNFVTITQEEGQILVNRVNDSRKARERHGLARTLIANMVHGVSQGFEQRLQIQGVGYRAQMQGRNLILNVGYSHPVEITPPEGLQVAVEKNTEIIISGINKELVGNLTAKIRAIRPPEPYKGKGIRYLGEQVRQKAGKAGKK; translated from the coding sequence ATGTCACGGATTGGTAAATTACCGATTCCAGTTCCCGACAAGGTAGAAATCACCATTGACGACCAAGTGATCAAGGTGAAAGGGCCAAAAGGAGAACTAGAGCAAACCATACCTAACTTCGTCACCATTACCCAAGAAGAGGGTCAAATTTTAGTCAATCGGGTCAACGACTCTCGCAAAGCCCGAGAACGCCATGGCTTGGCAAGAACCCTCATTGCCAATATGGTGCATGGAGTCTCCCAAGGCTTTGAACAACGCCTACAAATTCAAGGGGTGGGCTATCGCGCCCAAATGCAAGGACGTAACCTGATCTTAAATGTGGGTTACAGTCATCCCGTTGAAATTACGCCACCAGAAGGGCTTCAAGTAGCCGTAGAAAAAAATACAGAAATTATTATTAGTGGGATCAACAAAGAACTGGTTGGTAACTTAACCGCAAAAATTCGAGCCATTCGTCCCCCAGAACCCTATAAAGGGAAAGGCATTCGCTATTTGGGAGAACAAGTTCGACAAAAAGCGGGTAAAGCAGGGAAGAAATAA
- the rplE gene encoding 50S ribosomal protein L5 has product MTQRLKTTYIETIAPQLKQEFGYSNPHQIPKVEKVTINRGLGEASQNAKALESSMSEIATITGQKPVVTRAKKAIAGFKVREGMPVGVMVTLRGQRMYAFLDRLINVALPRIRDFRGISSRSFDGRGNYNLGLREQILFPEINYDSIDQVRGMDIAIITTAKTDEEGRALLRAMGMPFREN; this is encoded by the coding sequence ATGACACAACGACTAAAAACCACCTATATCGAAACCATTGCTCCCCAACTCAAACAAGAGTTTGGTTATAGCAATCCCCATCAAATCCCGAAAGTGGAAAAAGTAACCATTAATCGCGGATTAGGGGAAGCCTCACAAAATGCCAAAGCTCTTGAATCTTCCATGAGCGAAATTGCAACAATTACAGGACAAAAGCCTGTTGTCACTCGTGCTAAAAAAGCGATCGCGGGCTTTAAAGTTCGTGAAGGAATGCCAGTGGGTGTGATGGTGACTTTGCGCGGTCAACGGATGTATGCCTTCTTAGATCGTCTCATTAACGTTGCGCTCCCCCGAATTCGTGACTTTCGTGGGATTAGTTCTCGCAGCTTTGATGGACGTGGGAACTACAACTTAGGCTTACGCGAGCAAATCCTTTTCCCTGAAATTAACTATGACAGTATTGATCAAGTGCGGGGAATGGATATTGCCATCATCACAACTGCTAAAACCGATGAAGAAGGTCGTGCCCTGCTGAGAGCAATGGGAATGCCCTTCCGAGAAAACTAA
- the rpsQ gene encoding 30S ribosomal protein S17 — protein sequence MTTKERIGVVVSNKMQKTVVVAVENRAPSRKYGKTVVTTKRYKVHDENNDCNEGDRVRIRETRPLSKQKRWEVASIIESASGQKAPEPISSETEQS from the coding sequence ATGACAACTAAAGAGCGTATTGGCGTTGTCGTCAGTAATAAAATGCAAAAAACCGTCGTGGTTGCCGTAGAAAACCGCGCTCCTAGCCGTAAATACGGTAAAACTGTCGTCACCACCAAACGGTATAAAGTTCACGATGAAAACAACGATTGCAATGAAGGCGATCGCGTTCGGATTCGTGAAACTCGACCCCTTTCCAAACAAAAACGCTGGGAAGTTGCTTCCATTATTGAATCAGCCAGCGGTCAAAAAGCCCCAGAACCTATTTCATCAGAAACTGAACAATCATGA
- the rpsS gene encoding 30S ribosomal protein S19, with translation MGRSLKKGPYVDDKLLKKIEKLNATDKKEVIKTWKRASTIIPQMVGHTIAVYNGRQHVPVFVSDQMVGHKLGEFAPTRTFKGHAKGDKKARR, from the coding sequence ATGGGTCGCTCACTGAAAAAAGGCCCCTATGTTGACGATAAGCTGCTCAAAAAAATTGAGAAGCTAAACGCCACTGACAAAAAAGAGGTCATTAAAACTTGGAAACGGGCTTCCACCATCATTCCGCAAATGGTGGGACATACCATCGCCGTTTATAACGGTCGCCAGCACGTTCCCGTTTTCGTTAGTGACCAAATGGTCGGACATAAACTAGGGGAATTTGCCCCCACGCGCACCTTTAAGGGACACGCCAAAGGTGATAAAAAAGCGCGGAGATAA
- the rplP gene encoding 50S ribosomal protein L16, translating to MLSPKRTKFRKQQRGRMKGLSHRGNTINFGDYALQATEPSWINSRQIEAARRAMNRYLRRGGKIWIRIFPDKPITMRAAETRMGSGKGNPEYWVAVVKPGRIMFEIGGVNQEVAQEAMRLAAQKLPIKTKFLVREE from the coding sequence ATGCTTAGTCCTAAACGTACAAAATTCCGAAAACAGCAAAGAGGAAGAATGAAAGGGCTATCTCACCGGGGTAACACCATTAACTTTGGTGATTATGCCCTGCAAGCCACTGAACCCTCTTGGATTAACTCCCGACAAATTGAAGCTGCCCGTCGTGCCATGAACCGTTATCTCCGTCGGGGCGGTAAAATCTGGATTCGCATTTTTCCTGATAAGCCTATCACCATGCGAGCCGCCGAAACTCGTATGGGGTCAGGGAAAGGAAATCCCGAATACTGGGTAGCCGTCGTTAAGCCGGGGCGCATCATGTTTGAAATTGGTGGCGTTAACCAAGAGGTAGCCCAAGAAGCCATGCGTCTGGCAGCGCAAAAACTTCCGATTAAAACCAAATTCTTGGTTCGTGAGGAATAA
- the ndhN gene encoding NAD(P)H-quinone oxidoreductase subunit N — protein sequence MPLLTTGNKFIRDLEQSGAVAVYAPLEGGFEGRYQRRLRAKGYVTYHLSAKGLGDPASYLKGIHGVRHPHLGKKNIGQNAAVGDVYFLPPLVDSQLAILPENKKGLVIWLIEGFVLSNQELAYLAKFNEIEPRVRIVVELGGDHAFRWTPLSSVLEAA from the coding sequence ATGCCATTACTAACCACTGGAAATAAGTTTATTCGGGATTTAGAACAATCAGGGGCGGTTGCTGTGTATGCCCCACTAGAAGGGGGATTTGAGGGGCGCTATCAGCGTCGCTTACGGGCTAAAGGTTATGTGACTTACCATCTCTCGGCAAAAGGCTTAGGGGATCCTGCATCTTACTTAAAGGGAATCCATGGGGTGCGTCATCCTCACTTAGGAAAGAAAAATATTGGTCAAAATGCGGCGGTAGGAGATGTTTACTTTTTACCCCCGCTTGTGGATTCCCAGTTAGCAATTTTACCTGAGAATAAAAAAGGGCTAGTGATTTGGTTAATTGAAGGGTTTGTTTTGTCTAACCAAGAGTTAGCTTATTTGGCAAAGTTTAATGAAATTGAACCGAGAGTGAGAATTGTTGTGGAGTTAGGCGGCGATCACGCTTTTCGTTGGACTCCTTTATCATCAGTATTGGAAGCAGCTTAG
- the rpmC gene encoding 50S ribosomal protein L29, which produces MPLPKIADARALSDEELAQEIVNAKRELFNLRFKQGTRQEGEAKPHEFKHLKHRIAQLLTVERERELAKAKEGTNEE; this is translated from the coding sequence ATGCCCTTACCAAAAATTGCTGATGCTCGGGCTTTAAGCGATGAAGAACTCGCCCAAGAAATTGTCAACGCCAAACGGGAACTGTTTAATCTACGGTTCAAACAGGGAACTCGACAAGAGGGAGAAGCCAAACCGCATGAATTTAAGCATCTTAAACATCGGATTGCCCAATTGTTAACCGTTGAGCGAGAAAGAGAACTCGCCAAAGCAAAAGAAGGTACTAACGAGGAATAA
- the rplR gene encoding 50S ribosomal protein L18 — MKNNRKELIKKRHRRIRRKLHGTAERPRLAVFRSHQHIYAQVIDDNQQHTLVAASTVDPNLRQTLDSTRTCEASAAVGNLIAQRAMEKGIKQVVFDRGGNIYHGRVRSLADAAREAGLEF, encoded by the coding sequence ATGAAAAACAATCGCAAAGAACTGATCAAAAAGCGTCATCGTCGGATTCGGCGCAAACTTCATGGCACTGCCGAACGCCCTCGTTTAGCAGTGTTCCGTTCTCATCAGCATATTTATGCCCAAGTGATCGACGACAACCAACAGCACACCCTTGTTGCCGCTTCTACCGTCGATCCCAATTTACGGCAAACCTTAGACTCCACCCGAACTTGCGAAGCCTCAGCAGCTGTGGGGAATTTAATCGCCCAACGAGCTATGGAAAAAGGCATTAAGCAGGTTGTCTTTGACCGTGGTGGGAATATTTATCATGGACGAGTGCGTAGTCTCGCTGATGCTGCGCGAGAAGCAGGACTAGAATTTTAA
- the rpsC gene encoding 30S ribosomal protein S3, with protein MGQKIHPTGFRLGITKEHLSCWYADSKRYPELLQEDYKIRNYIDKTLNNAGISATRIERKADQISLQIHTARPGVVVGRGGSGIESLRVGLQQLLGGNRQISINVNEVDRVDADAVLIGEYIAQQLERRVSFRRVVRQAVQRAQRAEVKGIKIQISGRLNGAEIARTEWTREGRVPLHTLRADIDYAYRMADTAYGILGVKVWIFKGEILPEDQEQAPAETAPRRSSRRQKFEDRSGEN; from the coding sequence ATGGGACAAAAAATTCATCCAACTGGGTTTCGACTGGGAATTACCAAAGAGCATCTTTCCTGCTGGTATGCCGACTCCAAGCGTTACCCTGAACTCTTACAAGAAGACTACAAAATCCGTAACTACATCGACAAAACCCTGAATAACGCTGGCATCTCTGCCACTCGCATTGAGCGTAAAGCCGATCAAATCAGCTTACAAATTCACACTGCCCGTCCGGGGGTCGTGGTCGGTCGTGGCGGTAGTGGCATTGAATCCCTCCGTGTGGGGTTACAACAACTCCTCGGGGGCAATCGCCAAATTAGCATCAACGTTAACGAAGTTGATCGCGTCGATGCTGATGCCGTCTTAATTGGTGAATACATCGCCCAGCAACTAGAACGACGAGTCTCCTTCCGTCGCGTAGTGCGCCAAGCGGTTCAAAGAGCGCAACGAGCCGAAGTGAAAGGGATCAAAATCCAAATTAGCGGTCGGCTCAACGGGGCAGAAATTGCTCGTACTGAATGGACTCGGGAAGGACGAGTTCCCCTGCATACCCTACGTGCCGACATTGACTATGCCTATCGCATGGCAGACACTGCCTATGGCATCTTAGGGGTCAAAGTTTGGATCTTCAAAGGTGAAATTCTCCCCGAAGATCAAGAACAAGCCCCTGCTGAGACAGCCCCCCGTCGGTCTTCTCGTCGCCAGAAATTTGAAGACCGTTCTGGCGAAAATTAG